One Echeneis naucrates chromosome 16, fEcheNa1.1, whole genome shotgun sequence genomic window, gttctttccacctctgttgtggtctgtgatgtcataggTCAATCGGTAGTagcccattacccacaagccaaAAGAGTGCATATTGCCACTTGTCACAGCGGAGGccacatgatttcaacaaataaattgatttcaCTACCGTGGATGTATACCAGGACAATAACAGAAGTCCAATTAGATGACTTTATTGCGCTACAGCTGAAGcttgacttaactgtgcatgcAAACGTACTGAGTGACTTGAATGTAATTTTTCCTGTATCTGTCCCAATACAGGTTTCTTTCCTTTAACCTTGTGCGGTGAAACATGCTGAATCGTATCACCCGTCCCACATTAGACTTTATCTCCTGTCTTACCGTCTCGCTCTAGTGAGATGTCTTCAGGTGCTTAAGACTGTGTCACATGCTCTTAGCTCAACAATAGCACTAATAGGTTGAAGATTTCTTTAAGAAGCACTCTCACATATGACTAAAATTGCAATCAGAGTTTAATAATGTGGATAATGACAGGGTCAGTTCAAGGAAGGCTGGATTTTAGATCCACCCAGTAATACTAGTTATTATGGGGGAGTGAAATGGAGAAATCATGGGAATAGAGATGGGAAATTAAACTCGTTTTTGCAAAGTTTGACTTTTGAAAATCTACCATGCAtatttttgaaaagtaaaaaagacaagcaaagcagcagagggagatGGAATTATCTTGGCAAATGGCTTGATGTTTTTGCCACGTCGCTCCAGCTGactcatctcctctgtctgcctgttgtTATTCTTGCTGTCCTGAAGCTATTGGTGAGGAGATCTGAAAATACATCATCATATCATGTCACACTGACATTCCCCATGCAATCCTGAGTGTAGTAGCCTGGCAAGAACTCATCCAATGTGGTATGCCTTGTTTGAAATGATGGAAAATTGTATCCTTTATACTGCCATACAGAGGCCGTTTGAagttttgtatttcattttgttcttctgcaaaattgtttacatttcttgcatacatttcttctctttgctgctctttctttcttcagattCAGAATGCTGAGAAGAGGATGAATCTTCCAGGTCATCTGAGACATCCACGTGTCTTTGCTGCTGTCCCTCCTCGACAGCCCTCTTGTCCCACTGGGGCACCATCTGCCTCCTCACGCTCCCCCCAACACCCCTGACTgactccctcccccctcccctgccCCCAGTAGTGGTCATCCCGAAAGGGAGAAAAGGCGAGCCAGCCCCTGTAAATATGCCTGGATGGAGGTCTCAGTGGCGTCTCGTCCTGTTGAACTCCCTGACCTGTGGCCTGGAGATCTGTGTGGCAGCTGGGATCACATATGTGCCTCCACTGCTGCTGGAGGCTGGGGTGGAGGAGCGCTACATGACCATGGTGCTAGGTAAGGTCTTGGTGAAGCCTTAAATAGGGGGATCAGGTTACCAGACTCCTTTGCTTCCTTCCGTCTGTGTATGCAAAAACACGGATTTTGTCTCATTGTCTGTTAACATGTATGCTCTCATCATTGTCTCCTTGTCCCTCTCTGACAAGGTATTTATTAAACTTGACAGGTAGAGCCAGCCTtgttcacatgcacacatactgaCACATGCTCAAGGATAGACTTTTAGGATTCTCCTCTGGCTTGTTGACTGACCACACAAGTGATTGTTTCTCGTCTGAGTGTTTCAGATTATGGATTTCTGTAGTCCTTGAGTGCCACATATTTGCTTTCTAGtgctaattaattaattatattctATTTTACTCAAGtgctttgtttgctgctgctgctgcactgatgCAATTGCACAAATAGTAATTTCTTTCACTATTCGCAAATACATATATCAGTTTTATAAAACGGAATAGGCTGTATCCTTCaagaaatatataatatacatgaccttttttgtaaatttgatttgtatgtaaaatatgtgaCCTTGTCCAGTGGTATTCCAGTGGTAAtttttgtggtggtggtggggtgtcTTATAGGGACAGGACTATGGCTTAGGGCTGCTGTCTTCTTTCAGGTCATAAAGACATAATTGAGGTTGAATCAGTGGCCAAATCacctgttgttttgttgaggtGGTAATAAGGCACTAATTGAAaggcagcaggagaggaaaagacaacTCTAAGCTCATCAGTTCACACCTGGTATTAGAATGTGTCAACACATCACAAGCATCTCAGGTGGCCACTTGTGATCGGATGTGACCTCCCCACTCTATATACAAGAAACACATTagcttattttcttattcttgcCCTTTTTTTTAAGCCAGTCTAACATCATTCAGCCAATGTATTTATGAAACAAGGCAAGTGAGCAGGTAAAGGAGGATGTAGAAATTCAAAAGCAGATTCCATATCTGCAGAACTTCAGGTATTGACCTGAGGAAAACAATTCTCTTTGAAAACATTGTGTTactttgatattattttttgAATAGGGTTACACATTATTGATCTGTATTAGGGAGCATTGGGAAACAATCAGCTGTATAATACCAAACATTATCTTTGCTGACTGAACTATTACAGTCAACTGGAGGGAGTTGTAACTGTGATTTAAATGAGATTCATTATTTTATGGGTTAATCCAGAATTCATGTCTTCTGTTGTGTGCTTCGGGAAATAAAGGTGAAAAGTAAGGTATCATTGTAAAAGCATTGGCTGGCTGCTCTActacatacaaatacaaatacactcTGGAATATGTGCTGCTGATGACTGCACCATTATAtaaggaaaatgtttaatttagtttatttttattattaatttagcTTGTGAATTGGATTGGAATCCGACTTTTCAGAcctaatattttaattttccaaGGGTATTTGGAAATCATGGATATATTTACACACTGTAACTGGGTTTGCTAGTAGTGATGTCAAAAGTTGCACCCTGCCAGTCAAAATGGCCCTCACATGGCCTTCACTCAAGGCACTTCTTTTAGACATTGTCTTGTGCATTTCTCCAAAACCAAAAGCCTCAATGTGAACAGAAGAGACTGTTCAGGTAGAACGATTCAACAATATACACTTCTGCTCCTGTGTTTATTTAACAGCTGCTATTGTTATGAAGAGAAATGATTTCATTGTAGAGTTCCTCCCAAACAGCCTGCACTGAAAGCTAATCTGGAAATGGTACTCAACCTGATTCTCATCTTGCTGTATTATAATGGAGTCCCTTAGTGTTACTAGAATGAAGATAGATATTGTGTGTTGTGGGAGGCTTAAAGCTAATTTCCCCAAGCAGCAGTGTCAGGTTCTCAGATGGCTGCTTTCTACTTTATCTAACAGCCATTTGTTGGCTACTTCATCCTCCAGTTGTTACTTTCTTTCTCTAGTTTCCTCTCTGCTAGTGAGAGAAgatatttgcttcttttttagCAATGCGGCATCCATTACTTGTAAATTTAGGTTCGTATTAAGTAACAAAACACAGTGTGGAATGTGACAGATTTTGTATGGGTCAATGATAATGTGTGGATTAGGGTTTGGGTAGCACACTGATTTGTGTATGTGATGTAGTATGGTAGTGAGAGTGAGTGTTGGTTTTAAGACAGGCAGCCATAGAGCTGTAGACTGCCTGTCTGACATGTTTGGCTTTTTTAGATAtactgcctgtctctctctctgcgccCGTCTATCTCCCTCTGTTTCCGTGTCTTGGCAGACTGAATTAGGAGCACAAATGGATCTTTGTGAAGTATTAGCTATGCTGCTTTATTGTGATGTGATGCTGCGGAATGGTGTTTTGATGAACAGGTCCTTATAATGTTTGTACTTGACTACTGACAGACAGCTTTACACAGATCATTGCAATGAGAGAGACTGAATGAGAAGTAGTGTAGCTATCTGTAATGAAAACTCCACGGGGTGCCTTTAAATGTCAAACTCTTGCCCCAATATCTGGTCATTTTAGATAATGCATGTATCTGTATGCAAACAGCCATTGCGCCATGGTGTGTTCCAATTAGCCAGCCCTGGGCACCTGAGGGGGTGAGCTGATGATGGGTTACCTTCGGGCACCAGGCCATCTGTAGGAATCATCACCAGCAGTCAGGGGTGATACGGAGCTTAGCAAATACAGACGGTACACCCCCTGGTAGTGCAGCAAAGAAGAATCAGACAAGTCTAGTGAAAGATGGAAAAACCTCAGTCAACCAGTTTACAGTATAACCAGTAGCTGTTCTAAGCCAAAAAATGTCAGAGATGTACaggcatgttttttttgtgtgggtgtgtaggCACTCACTGATAGCAAACAGTGGAAGCgaaatttgtgttttaagtTCTGATACCTCAAAGTTCCACAGACGtgttttgcaaagaaaataccAACTGTGAATGTCCCTTTATGCCGCATTGCTTTTAACATTGTCCTTGTcactgttttttgatgtttctCTTCTGCagattctgtgtttgtttggttgtttgtttgtttttttttatgttgactgATTCCCTCTGTCCTTTTCGCTGCTTCTGTTTACAGGTATTGGTCCAGTGCTTGGGCTCCTATTTATCCCTCTGATCGGCTCAGCCAGTGACCACTGCAACAGCAGTTATGGCAGACGGCGGCCTTTCATCTGGCTTCTGTCCTTCGGAGTCCTCCTTGCACTTTTCATCATTCCCCATGCTGACGTCCTGGCTGCTCGTCTTACCTGGGGTGGGCGCACCCTTCAGGTAGCAGAactgtttgattgttttgttgagtTCTAGCTACAAAGCAGACTAGGCAAATTAACTGATGTTGTTGTGGTCATGTTTTTGCAACAGGTGGGCTTCCTTATCTTTGGTGTGGGACTCCTTGACTTTTGCGGGCAAGTGTGCTTCACACCATTGGAGGCTCTTTTGTCTGACCTATACCGAGACGAGGAAGACTGTGGCCAAGCCTTCGCCATGTTTTCCTTCATGGTCAGCTTGGGAGGATGTGTGGGTtatttgcttcctgcactggaCTGGAGTCGTGGGATACTTTCTGTTTACCTAGGAAGCCAGGCGGAGtgcctcttctccctcctcatcctcatcttcatctccagTGTACTTATCACCATGAAGGTGTCTGAGGAACCCTCATTTGCCAGTGGTGGCTTGGCGGGGTCTGGATCTTTGCTGGAGTCAGGGGCTGGTGCTATGGAGGCTGGCCGGTGTGGCGTGCCACGCTCGTGCTGTTACCTGCTGAAGTGCAAGCTGAGGCTTCTGAAGTCTGGGCCCCTGCTGTGCTTACTGAGAACGTGTTGGTCAATGACTCCAGCTATCTACAGGAGTTACTGCCATGTCCCACGAGTGATGAGGCAGCTGTGTGTggctcagctctgcagctggaTGGCTGTCATGTCTTTTATGCTTTTCTACACAGACTTTGTGGGGGAAGGCCTGTATGAAGGCGTGCCCAGCGCATTACCAGGAACTGTGTCCAGGCAGAGATATGATGAAGGTGAGACTTTCTTCGTGCCACCTGTTGCATTTGTTAATGCAAGCTTATTTCGCTTGTCTTgaactgaaatatttctgaatGTGTTGGTATATGCACTAGATATTATGTGTTGACATCTGCACAGAAGTTCTTATTGATTTAGTTTCATTGTGAAGAAAAGTTTTTCATCACATAGTAGGATGGCATGAAGCAATGTTCTGTTGAACGATCGAGATGTCCCTGAGCTTTTCTCATCATGTATTTACCTTCCCTGCCTGCCCGCATAGCTTGCTTGAAGTTTAACCTGGCTGAGCAGTTTGCCTTGTCACAGCTAGGCAGGATGCACTCACATTCCTTGGGCACAGGTGGACGACAGAGACAGAGCCTGTGTTCCTACATGTCTACGTGCCTTCCTGCTGCCCTCATATTGGCCCTCTGTCAAGTTATCAGACGTATACAGCCAAGACTGGTTTTAACATATGCAAGACTTAAAGTAACGCACATTTTGTGACGTAATCCCTATTAAACAACAAACGGATCCTTCGGTGATTATGTTTAAGCCAGTCAAACCACTCCGAGGTACTTCAGGTATTAATGTCGACTACTGCACTTGAGAAATTGTAAACAAATCGACACAGTCTTATCCTTTCCTGTACTGTTAATCAAAGGTTTGCCACTAATCCTGCTACTGGATTTGGGCTTATTCAAAGCAAATGAGGGCTGTCAGATTTCACCTAAATATAATCTTTAGACTAAATAAAGACTCTAAGGAAGGGGTCAGCtaccttcagcattaaaagagccatttgggtGCGATTCCCTTCAAATAAAACTCCACTGGAGCTGCAAAGCCTATTTTACAGCTATATATAGTTTCATTACACTTATTTAAGAATTACACTATATAAGAACTGTGTTGcattaatgacaaaaaagaacTAGGATCTatttttctcaaactttttttttttcaatctatttattttattgctgtgtcCATGGTTAGCTTACTCTGGGTCGagagctcaaaataagtcaACGGGTGATGCATACAAAGTATACGTATACACATATTCTGATTTACAAAATATTAATAcgttttatttcaatttcaaaaaatCACCTAAATCTCCAGAATTATGACtaatacatttaataaatagctaaatagaataaaaatttcttaaaattaaatagccaatatttatttccattattttctcaaagccacagggaaCCACGGAAAAGTGATGAAAGAGCCGTTGGTGTCAGGGAAGATGTACCTAAACAAATGTTGCCGTAGTGGTATAAGAGGGTTAAAGCCGGTAGGAAAActtctttattttgtgtattttatctAACGGAAAGAATGAACCCAAGTAGACAGATGTGAGGCACATCATCTTCCCTCATGTTGAGAAGCTGCAGATTTATTAACATAACAGGTCACGTGTGAGTTAAGTGTTTTAAGCATCCCTTTGTTTACTGTTCAGCCAGACTTCCTACATTACATCCTTTTTCCCCATCCTTGCTTTggcctttcctttctttctttctttacttgcGTATGCACTTTTCAGCCTGCCTTCTCATTTTATCAGTCCTTCCATTGTCTATTTTTTCATTCTCTAATTCTTGACCTCCGTCCATCCATTcactttcttctttcctcctcctttctccacctctgtctttccctctactttgctttttacttttttcctctgtctctgcacTCTTTGCTTGTTGGACCATGAAGAATGTCACACTCACAAAGAATTAATGTCAAGGAATCAGCAAACAAAGGACATGTTCATTCAGGCCAGGTAGACGGCCAAAGCACATAATTTTGAGGTCTGTCTGAGATGcgtttgtttaatttgaaacaCAGCGGATGTTATTAAACCACATCATTCAGTCTGCAGATGTTCCTCTGCAAGAAGGTAATCTGCTTTGTCTCCAGTTTCATAGCAGCAGGGACTCTTTCACTccacttgttttattttgccagTAACTTGCCAGGTATTTTCTGATCATCATTTCTGCTGGGACCAGTTTCATACAAGGCATagtattttatttgtgcagctTGTATTCCACAAACAGCCTTTTCCCCCGTGCTGCAGCAATGCTCCTTTGCACAGATTCAGTAGCATTCAGGCTCAGTCCCATATCTCCGTGGGCTCTCATTCAGTCCTCATTAGCTCCTGTAGTATTTGTTAAGTGGACACAGCAGTTTGGTTTACTAGAGAAATATGATCCATGTACTCCTTTCACTGATGCTCGGCTGCTGAACTTCTGACCCACGCTTTTCCCTGAGAGATGGAGTTGATAGCAGGCTGAAATAAGTAACAGTCCGAATATCCATGGATTAGTGCTCTAACTCAAAAACTTAATTTGGGGAAAAATGGGAGGGTCAAACAAAATCCATAGCACACATCATTCCATACATAACTGCACATTTCTCAAAAACTAACTATTAGTGACAGCTATTGCATCCTGTGGTTTTTGTCATGAATGAAAATCATGTTTCATATTCCACTCTTCACtaaacattttgtatttctttaatAATAGACATTGCATAGTCACTCTAAGAATGTTGTTTACCTCTTGTGGTAGAGACAGTTTCACATATTTTGTTAAGTTATCTAAATCCATCACCCTGTTTCATAGGGTTTGGCTTGTGACACGAAAACATGTTGCATCACTATTTTTCAAACATATCACTCAATTTGTTAATATGATCATTTGTGAAGTGAAAACCTTTTGGTGCCTTAAATGAATCTGCCTGGTTGTTTATGGGCTTCAGCAAACAGAAGGATTTCTagcttgccaaaaaaaaaaaaaaaaaaaaaaaaaaaacagttcacaCTGTATCATGGCCAGCTGTAGTTCACTAGATGTGACCACAGTTGGAAATTTTTAGTTAATGCAGAATGTTAGTTTTCTTGTTGATAAGAAAGCGAAGCGATCACCCTTAGAGCCGGTTGTTACTCTGCCGTTGTTCTTTCAGGCATCCGAATGGGCAGTCTGGGCCTGTTCCTGCAGTGTGCTACCTCTACCTTCTTCTCCCTGGTCATGAGCCGGTTGGTTTGCCACTTTGGCTCACGGTGGGTCTACCTGAGCAGTATTGTGAGCTTCACGCTCTCTACTTTGGTCATCTGCCTGTCCAAAAGTGTGGTCTTGGTCACTGTAATGGCAGCTCTCACTGGCTATGCGTACGCCACGCTGCAGACTCTGCCTTACACACTTACCTGCCATTATCACAAGGAAAAAGAGGCAAGTACTGACCTTATATCATACACCAGTGTGCTGACAAACCATTAAccatttaattcattaattgatTCTTTTCGATTTCTCTTTCAGATTTACATGCCAAAAAGGACAACCAAAAGCAAACTTAAAAATGGTATTACTACCAAGCGAGACTCTGTGTATTTGACTCCAGTGGAAGAGGAAGGTGGACGAAACCTCAAAACGGGGGCTGCCTATGGGCATACCTTCCTTGGCCAGGACGGTTACGAGCACTACCCCAACCCGCTCAGTCAGAACGGCTCATCTCACAGCGCTGGCACTGAACAGGAGGAGGCAGACTTTGGGTATGACAAACGTGGCGTGGGTTTGGACTTTGCCATCTTAGACAgcaccttcctcctctctcaggtTTTCCCCACCCTCTTCATGGGCATGATCGTTCAATTCGCACAGTCTGTCACTGCCTACATTGCCTGTTCTGCCATCTTTGGTGCTGTTGCCATCTACCTGGCCAGTCAAATTGTCTTTGACCAAAAGGACCTCAAAAGCTGAGATTTAGATGGAAAATATGTGGAAATGATGGAATCCTAATTGATCAGTCAATCATTTAGGTTCCATAGGTTAAACTCAGAAATGCACTACTGTTCCTCGAATGCCTTGCTCTACAACCTTGTGCTTGCGTTTATGGAAGCTCCACATCAAGGTGTGCGTACTTGTCAGTATGTGGCCACGTATGAGAAAATATCCCAAGACGATATCTGCCAGTGCAGTTTGTGTTATCACAGGGATTGTGACCTCTCACCTGAATTGTTAACACCCAGTGTTTGCGTAGGACTGAAATCCTTTGAGTTCTATGGAAATATGTCTGAAGTGTTGTCATGGCATCTTATCTGCCCGTTATATTTTTCCTCAGGTACCATCTAACAGATTTACTGTAGACCTCACCAACTTCAGATTCACAGCTACTaaccttttttatgtttttattttttatggtcCTGTCCATGATTTTTAAATATACGCTCCAATTAGTattcaaaacaaatacagtatGGGCCAGGGAAATCCAACagtctgctgctcacacacGTACATCAATcacacaacaagaaaacaatgagATATAAAGACATAAATCTGCAATGAAGAAAAATAGTGGAAGAAGATGTCACAGTGCATAAACccaatttggttttatttgaaatattcaaaGTCAAGATAACCGTTCAACACTGTTGGAACTGCTCTCTTAGGCTTGACAAAGGTCTGAAGATATTTTGCAACTGCTATACTAGCTGAGAAGTAAACTAACAGATGTGAGTTACATTGGAGGAATAGCCCCCAGCATCAAGAGTAATCTATTACTTTATGACCGGTTTTACTGCAAACATTTTATATACGGAGTTACTGGACATCCCTATGGGAATTTAATCATGCAACCTGTTGAGGTGATGTCACTTGACTGTGGTGgtttaataattaatttgtttACTGGGACTGGAAAACTGCATCAAAGATCTTCTGTCTAGATAATCAAGCATTGTCTTCTTCAGACTGCTTATCCTGTCTAACAATGCTACTGATCAGGGCAGTTGTCTCAGGTTAGTACCTTGTTTTAGTCTCTCATTCTGTCCGTATGCCACTTAAAATGCTTTCCCTTCCGACTTAATGCtcttgttttactgtattttcaAATGACAATCCAGGACATCCAGATGGGGCTGTTGTGTAATGCTGTGTAACAGTAAATATCCGATAGGAGCCTAGTtcctgaaagtgtgtgtgtgtaagtgtaatTACAACAATGAAGACAGACAATGAGAAACATAATTGTAACATTTAACCTCCTGAGACCTGAGCTTTAATTTGGTGTGCACGTTGGTGGGACCTTTTGATTGCACACTTGTCATTGTGATGTGCTTGTGTGACCATAAGCTCACAGAGACAAGTGTCCAAATGAGGCTCACAGGTCAAAATTAAGTATACATGCGAAGAAAACCCAAAAGGTAGCAACCTCATATGAGGATGCCGAGTCTTAGGAGGCTAAGTTTGACGCTGATGAAAAGCGACCCGACTAGattgtgtgctgtttttcacaTTAGTTGGAATGAGCTGTATTGACCTTAAGCCCAACAGTGCTGTATGTTATGATGTGCTGTGgccttcactttcacttttcaaaTTGGCCTGTTGGTTTAAATGCCATGCATGGGTTGCAGCTGGTGGttgatggtttgtttttttttggggggggggacatgtTCAGTGGTTACAAATAGTCATCACGGATGCTTTTGCCTGAGGTGCACTCAGCATGGGAGAAGTAAGACCAAAAAACATGTCATGTTGATGCTACTGCCAGGTAGaaatctgggggaaaaaaaaatctctctgaaATGCACAGGGAAATATTGCCAAGCAGCACCTGAAGTGTCAGAAAATGGTTGTTTTACAAGTGCctgtacatttttcattttttgtacatatgtatttatttattatgctTTTATTACAAAATAGCACGTATTAAACTATTAGCCTCTTTGGCATCTTTCATAGGTGCAAGGGTGAAGgctgtttctgtgaaaaagataaattatttGTAAAGATGTGCTATAGAAGCATCCTCAAAgctataatttaatttaactttacCCTCTTTATCCTGTCACTGTGGTCTCGTCCCAGAGCCTGTTGCTGATGTCTGCTGTCAGTTTGTATCAAATCAGCTGCAGATGAGAATAGTGAAAGTTTCCACCTGTGGTTATCACTCATATAGGATAGAACATTTTACTCCTGTCACTCAGCTCAGATTTGTCCTTCTGGTGCAGTCGGTGCAAACAAGAAACCTCATCATCTGTCAATACTGCTTTATCTTGGTTTTATATAACCACTTGTTTGTTCTTTTATCAGAGACCTGTTATTTCTGTTAACAGATAAACTCTACAGATACTCTCACTGGATAGGTAGAGGTGTGTTCAGTCCCTGTTGCTACAAACCAAATGTTCTGTCAAGAGTTTAAAACTATCAATGTGCCAATGGTCAGAAGACGACATTATGTTGTGAACCTCttattataaaaaaacaaaaaacaacaaaaaaaacaaaaaaacaaaacacgttttttttctc contains:
- the LOC115056990 gene encoding solute carrier family 45 member 3, encoding MPGWRSQWRLVLLNSLTCGLEICVAAGITYVPPLLLEAGVEERYMTMVLGIGPVLGLLFIPLIGSASDHCNSSYGRRRPFIWLLSFGVLLALFIIPHADVLAARLTWGGRTLQVGFLIFGVGLLDFCGQVCFTPLEALLSDLYRDEEDCGQAFAMFSFMVSLGGCVGYLLPALDWSRGILSVYLGSQAECLFSLLILIFISSVLITMKVSEEPSFASGGLAGSGSLLESGAGAMEAGRCGVPRSCCYLLKCKLRLLKSGPLLCLLRTCWSMTPAIYRSYCHVPRVMRQLCVAQLCSWMAVMSFMLFYTDFVGEGLYEGVPSALPGTVSRQRYDEGIRMGSLGLFLQCATSTFFSLVMSRLVCHFGSRWVYLSSIVSFTLSTLVICLSKSVVLVTVMAALTGYAYATLQTLPYTLTCHYHKEKEIYMPKRTTKSKLKNGITTKRDSVYLTPVEEEGGRNLKTGAAYGHTFLGQDGYEHYPNPLSQNGSSHSAGTEQEEADFGYDKRGVGLDFAILDSTFLLSQVFPTLFMGMIVQFAQSVTAYIACSAIFGAVAIYLASQIVFDQKDLKS